A region from the Candidatus Electrothrix scaldis genome encodes:
- a CDS encoding MBL fold metallo-hydrolase, producing the protein MKFCVLGSGSKGNCTLIESGSTRILIDAGFSGKEISRRLALIDRSPEDLSAILITHEHGDHISGVGVMSRRCNLPVYANAGTHQASEARVKQLHQRCEFATGTGFDLNDLHIHPFRISHDTADPVGFLVSDGTHSVAYCTDTGKITTLIRQRLRQCNALILESNYDPEMLQTGPYPMHIKQRVRSNQGHLANKDAAAFLVELCTAGVQHVVLAHLSETNNRPELVENLVRQELAQHQPRFSLDLARQDQPCPVITVGKINKE; encoded by the coding sequence ATGAAATTCTGTGTTTTAGGCTCTGGCTCTAAGGGAAATTGTACCCTCATCGAGTCCGGTTCAACCCGTATTCTTATCGATGCTGGCTTCTCAGGCAAGGAAATCAGCCGCCGTCTGGCCCTGATTGATCGCTCACCTGAGGACCTGAGTGCTATCCTGATCACCCATGAACATGGCGACCATATCAGTGGGGTCGGGGTGATGTCCCGGCGCTGCAACCTGCCGGTCTATGCCAATGCTGGTACCCATCAGGCATCCGAGGCTCGTGTGAAGCAGCTCCACCAGCGCTGTGAATTTGCCACCGGAACCGGTTTTGACCTGAATGATCTGCACATCCATCCTTTTCGCATCTCCCACGACACGGCAGACCCAGTGGGATTCCTGGTTTCAGACGGAACGCATTCAGTGGCCTATTGCACTGATACAGGTAAAATCACCACCCTGATCCGTCAGCGACTCCGCCAATGCAATGCCTTAATCCTGGAATCAAATTACGACCCAGAGATGCTCCAGACCGGACCTTATCCCATGCACATCAAGCAAAGGGTCCGTTCTAATCAAGGGCATCTGGCAAATAAGGACGCAGCAGCTTTTCTCGTTGAGCTCTGCACCGCCGGGGTTCAGCATGTAGTACTGGCCCATCTCAGTGAGACCAATAACAGACCGGAGCTGGTAGAAAACCTGGTCCGCCAGGAACTGGCCCAGCATCAGCCACGCTTCAGTCTGGATTTGGCCCGCCAAGATCAACCCTGCCCGGTTATTACAGTGGGGAAAATCAACAAGGAATGA
- a CDS encoding type II toxin-antitoxin system RelE/ParE family toxin produces MQVKFLTSSLNDLKWFRHYYESVFPQGLKKAQKQFHSTKDLIKENPYIGHVTKDKNILEFSIPNIPFSFIYRIKGEVIEILRVWDERQDRGKLREK; encoded by the coding sequence ATGCAGGTAAAATTTTTAACAAGCTCTTTAAATGATTTAAAATGGTTCAGGCATTACTATGAAAGTGTTTTCCCTCAAGGATTGAAAAAAGCACAAAAACAATTTCATAGCACAAAAGATTTAATAAAAGAGAATCCATACATCGGGCATGTCACCAAAGATAAGAATATTTTGGAGTTTTCTATACCCAATATACCGTTTTCTTTTATTTACCGAATTAAAGGGGAAGTAATTGAGATTTTAAGGGTGTGGGACGAGAGGCAGGACAGAGGAAAGTTGAGGGAAAAATAG
- the tsf gene encoding translation elongation factor Ts, whose translation MKITSQMVKELRDKTNAGMMDCKRALESTEGDLEKAVDLLRQKGLAVAAKRAERATSEGTIECYVHAGGKLAVMVEVGCETDFVAKTDDFLAFAKDIAMHIAAVGPLAINRDDVPQELVEREREIYVNQAKESGKPENIIEKIVTGKIDKYIAENCLMEQKFIKNPDLTVQDLLNELIAKMGENISVKRFARYQLGA comes from the coding sequence GTGAAAATTACCAGCCAAATGGTCAAAGAGTTACGGGACAAGACCAATGCAGGCATGATGGACTGCAAGCGCGCCCTGGAGAGTACAGAAGGTGACCTGGAGAAGGCTGTAGACCTTCTGCGCCAGAAAGGTCTTGCTGTTGCCGCAAAGCGGGCTGAACGGGCCACCTCTGAGGGAACTATTGAGTGCTACGTACATGCAGGCGGAAAGCTTGCGGTTATGGTTGAGGTTGGTTGTGAGACTGACTTTGTTGCCAAGACCGATGATTTCCTGGCCTTTGCTAAAGATATTGCTATGCACATCGCAGCGGTTGGGCCTCTGGCCATTAATCGTGATGATGTCCCCCAGGAACTGGTTGAGCGCGAGCGCGAGATCTATGTTAATCAGGCAAAAGAATCTGGTAAGCCTGAGAACATCATTGAGAAGATTGTTACCGGTAAGATCGACAAGTACATTGCTGAGAACTGCCTGATGGAGCAGAAGTTCATCAAGAACCCAGACCTGACCGTGCAGGATTTACTCAATGAGCTGATTGCTAAGATGGGCGAGAATATCTCTGTTAAGCGCTTTGCCCGTTATCAGCTCGGCGCGTAA
- a CDS encoding HigA family addiction module antitoxin, with the protein MNKIRRKPTHPGNILKEDYLIPLEISVTDMAMKLGVSRKTLSKILNEKGSITPDMALRLARAFDTTPKLWLNLQQNIDLWNAEHTSTDWKRVMPLSSQVLHPVL; encoded by the coding sequence ATGAATAAAATACGAAGAAAACCGACGCATCCGGGCAATATTTTAAAGGAGGATTATCTTATTCCTTTAGAAATTAGTGTGACGGACATGGCCATGAAATTAGGGGTCTCCCGTAAAACGCTTTCCAAAATATTAAATGAAAAGGGTTCGATAACCCCTGACATGGCTCTACGGTTGGCGCGGGCATTTGATACCACACCGAAATTGTGGCTTAACCTTCAGCAGAATATTGACCTGTGGAATGCGGAACATACATCCACAGATTGGAAACGGGTCATGCCGCTTTCTTCTCAGGTTCTTCACCCTGTCTTATGA
- the pyrH gene encoding UMP kinase, with amino-acid sequence MQFRRILLKISGEALMGDGAYGISPDMITFVAQEIKKIQEQGAQVALVIGAGNIFRGVSGAASGMNRAAADNMGMLATVLNALAMQDGLEQIGVSCRVMSAITMRNVCEPYVRVRAIEHLEKGRVVIFAAGTGNPYFTTDTGGVLRALEIEADVMMKATRVDGVYDRDPEKDKNAVRFDRLTYTKVLQNELRVMDAAGISLARDNDLPVLVFNMKKEGNIVRAAAGEDVGTLITA; translated from the coding sequence ATGCAATTTCGACGAATTCTTTTGAAGATCAGTGGCGAGGCCCTGATGGGTGATGGTGCCTATGGTATCAGCCCGGACATGATTACATTCGTGGCCCAGGAAATCAAAAAAATCCAGGAGCAGGGCGCTCAGGTTGCCTTGGTCATTGGTGCGGGCAATATCTTTCGTGGAGTGTCTGGCGCTGCCAGCGGTATGAACCGGGCTGCTGCCGATAATATGGGGATGCTGGCCACGGTGCTTAATGCCCTGGCTATGCAGGATGGATTAGAGCAGATCGGCGTTTCCTGTCGGGTGATGTCAGCCATTACTATGCGCAATGTCTGCGAACCCTATGTTCGGGTTCGGGCTATTGAGCATCTGGAAAAGGGACGGGTGGTTATCTTTGCTGCTGGTACTGGTAATCCCTATTTTACCACGGATACCGGCGGGGTGCTTCGTGCCCTGGAGATTGAGGCTGACGTGATGATGAAAGCTACTCGGGTAGACGGGGTGTATGATCGTGATCCAGAAAAGGATAAGAACGCTGTCCGCTTTGATCGCCTGACCTATACCAAGGTCCTGCAAAACGAGTTGCGGGTCATGGATGCCGCAGGTATCTCTCTGGCTCGGGACAATGACCTGCCTGTGCTGGTCTTTAATATGAAGAAAGAAGGCAATATCGTCCGAGCTGCCGCAGGCGAGGATGTTGGTACCCTGATTACGGCCTGA
- a CDS encoding transposase: MKYNPDIHHRRSIRLRNYDYTRAGAYFVTICVQHRECLLGHISVPATVGADPCVCPGISPEIRLTDAGRMVQTIWDEIPDHYPGVDIDAFVAMPNHIHGIVVLTNPVVGADRVRPDCRVRSYIPPSRQNHQGQARGPAPTEPLSLPDVVQRYKSLTTNRYIDGVKQHGWQPFPGKLWQPNYWEHIIRNENELHRIREYIRTNPARWQEDALHPDQPPFPGETREASPPYGHDGHEVWMV, encoded by the coding sequence ATGAAATACAACCCGGACATCCATCACCGCCGTTCCATCCGCCTGCGCAATTATGATTACACACGGGCCGGGGCCTATTTCGTGACGATATGTGTGCAACACCGGGAATGCCTGTTGGGCCATATTTCCGTTCCCGCCACCGTAGGGGCAGACCCCTGTGTCTGCCCTGGTATTTCCCCTGAAATCCGTCTGACCGACGCAGGCCGCATGGTTCAGACAATATGGGATGAAATCCCGGATCATTATCCTGGTGTCGATATTGATGCCTTTGTGGCCATGCCGAATCATATCCACGGGATTGTGGTATTGACCAATCCTGTCGTAGGGGCGGATCGTGTCCGCCCGGATTGCCGTGTTCGATCGTATATTCCGCCATCGCGGCAGAACCACCAAGGGCAGGCACGGGGGCCTGCCCCTACGGAACCGTTATCATTACCGGATGTGGTCCAACGATATAAATCCCTGACCACCAACCGGTATATTGACGGGGTGAAACAACACGGTTGGCAGCCGTTTCCCGGCAAATTATGGCAACCCAATTATTGGGAACACATCATCCGTAACGAAAACGAATTACACCGCATCCGCGAATACATCCGCACCAACCCGGCCCGTTGGCAGGAGGACGCATTGCATCCCGATCAACCCCCGTTCCCCGGCGAGACCCGTGAAGCCTCCCCTCCCTACGGTCATGATGGTCATGAGGTTTGGATGGTGTAA
- a CDS encoding type II toxin-antitoxin system Phd/YefM family antitoxin, producing the protein MQQINIHQAKTQFSKLIAIVEKGDEVIIARYGEPVARLVPFQQKTAPRKPGSAKGKFTVPQEFFEPLPDDILDGFEQ; encoded by the coding sequence ATGCAGCAGATAAATATTCATCAGGCAAAAACACAGTTTTCCAAACTGATCGCCATTGTCGAAAAAGGAGACGAGGTTATCATTGCCCGTTACGGTGAACCCGTGGCACGCCTTGTTCCTTTCCAACAGAAAACAGCTCCCCGCAAACCCGGCTCGGCCAAAGGGAAATTCACTGTTCCGCAGGAATTCTTTGAACCGTTGCCCGACGACATCCTTGATGGCTTTGAACAATGA
- a CDS encoding type II toxin-antitoxin system RelE/ParE family toxin, producing the protein MIKSFKHKGLEEFFSSGKKKGIRPEQAPRIARILDRLNAAEDINDMNYPGSFLHQLSGTLKGQYSVRVSGNWRIFFEFRDGDAYIVNYADYH; encoded by the coding sequence ATGATCAAGTCGTTCAAGCATAAGGGTTTGGAAGAATTTTTCTCTTCCGGAAAAAAGAAAGGAATTCGCCCTGAACAGGCACCCAGAATCGCAAGGATTTTAGACCGCTTAAACGCCGCTGAAGATATTAACGATATGAATTATCCCGGTTCATTTCTTCATCAGTTGAGCGGTACGTTGAAAGGGCAATACTCAGTTCGTGTTTCAGGGAACTGGCGTATATTTTTTGAATTCAGAGATGGCGATGCGTATATCGTGAATTATGCCGATTATCATTGA
- a CDS encoding CopG family ribbon-helix-helix protein: MATIPFSLRIDPEIKAQLTQEAERADRTPSYLANQAIKIFLQAKTAKRKAIEKAVEEADKGIFISEGAVNAWVDSWGTENELPVPEPDIFPDAQ, translated from the coding sequence ATGGCTACTATTCCGTTTTCTCTGAGGATTGATCCAGAAATCAAGGCGCAGCTTACACAAGAAGCCGAGAGGGCTGACCGCACACCGTCTTATCTTGCCAACCAGGCAATTAAGATTTTCTTGCAGGCTAAAACAGCCAAGAGAAAAGCTATTGAGAAGGCTGTCGAGGAGGCTGATAAGGGAATATTTATTTCTGAAGGGGCTGTAAATGCCTGGGTTGATTCCTGGGGAACTGAAAATGAACTTCCTGTACCTGAACCGGATATATTCCCTGATGCCCAATAA
- a CDS encoding type II toxin-antitoxin system Phd/YefM family antitoxin: MKLNPQLIKRQGKSEFVVLPIEEFEAMTELIEDYEDLRELRDAKEKSQGQKPIPIKEVIAELGL; the protein is encoded by the coding sequence ATGAAATTGAACCCGCAGCTGATTAAACGGCAGGGAAAGAGTGAGTTTGTTGTTCTGCCGATTGAAGAATTCGAGGCAATGACGGAGCTGATTGAAGATTATGAAGATTTACGGGAACTGAGAGATGCGAAAGAAAAATCTCAGGGGCAGAAACCAATCCCGATCAAAGAGGTGATTGCGGAACTGGGATTGTAA
- a CDS encoding RHS repeat-associated core domain-containing protein gives MPSARSVFLQRTVFVPLLPNSRRFLSFRVFGVLSILLTLFLLTAASPAAACMPTIKHQADSMSPPNPVAGTSATITYTVYNESECDANGYRLAFHSVLPATPECLSGSYSGSNPAFSLAAGTTGQVTANIPAAPPETAGCTVFFDILTDSGVPMPVLPGGRLWMGFGGAAGPGMCVAPMPAINSVDHVDFGNGDAAANAEVENTTGNPIMELNTGSKDMESGSGGQYNGADKTGQAENSCTITAFGLCNQLATFGYNPFSNYSSLFGTSSFLSNCNGTCGKDADPVNTAIGNFVQQETDATVAGPGDSTIRLNRTYNSQAVLWTPASRVRFYPDGSEEVMAEPPRYFGKGWTSELGQYLLEIDMAPTFEGVQILYPDGHTANFRKSGSQYVSVSPGTHDVISKEGDEYVMRDADCGCASEEKRFNSDGNLTALIDRNGNAVRLFYDGDKLTALENAAGRRVEFSLNEDGQIIEARLPENITLGYEYEDGLLTAFIDGRGNRTRYRYDDLGRMTEIISAKGYPLVRNTYDDEYRVTEQIVGESESYSFSYEDGQTTVTDAYGNSHVHHYDDDLRLIRMDYPDGSSEQYEYDEDQNRTAYTDQAGAQWQWTYDEQGNRLTAQGPLGWHRDWAYNERHQVTRMTEKVDADNERTSSFSYDEHGNLIKFCNALNACGTVSYDERGLPLRMTDLNGNTTVHQYDSEGDLISITDAEGAVTRLDHDGLGRLHSLTKPLGSEFRYTRDENSNLVAVDGPLGFHLEFSYDANDLLASKIDPKGGMIRYAYNASDKPVQVLNQLGFAAATYTYGLMNERSGFTDAEGRSWTYQHDSLLRLVRVAGPLNAEFRYQYNPAGRITDFIDAEGTVTHTEYDGLYRPVAVTRNWRPALAATADTNVTTRYAYNLVGDLLAKTDPEGYVFQYRYDLQSRRIGSEDAEGYEWQFSYDPMGNLLKALNPRGYTTEMSYTPTYRPAQVTDPEGHAVSYGYDADGNRISRTSALGISTRYEYDALGRRIALTRNYDDALPADHQTNVRTEYGYDLAGNLIRLTNPLGYAAEFSYDAAHRRTEAVDFEGGSALYSYDKVDNLLSITDAEGNPALYRYDDLNRRVSSTNAEDESTGFAYDLMGNRIQRVEADGTVTLYEHDGVYRLKGVTENFQPDQAPANDVNKTTRYSYDARGLLIEIINANAAATGFAYDGVGNLIEEVNPLGRTWTYTYDGMGNRISRRDGKGALTEYAFYPDDLLQSIAYSDGTAVSYTYNADNRRVLMQDRLGQTSWTYDPLARVTGTVDPLGSVLAATYDAAGNRTSLTYPDGSVAEYAYSPNNWMQQIIAGDTGTRHAVSQQTQYSRNRVGRVTGIINSNATETNIEYDRVYRTLRRETMNSKETVVAFAYAYNPVGHVTEAVKEYGWRNPTQQRESYTYDGLHRLTGVTINPLKNNGDPVQMGYAYDPVGNRLSWSSEDDLSTQQPWDGFTITSAYNAANQLLRAETESLTPNPNRSPVQEFRYDGNGNRINVQADDGYGPVIGTDYSYDPENRLVQALDYQLTGFDAGNRIDRAVTSLEYDGGGRRLVKHYDPKADQSLGSTKGGKKGGTKNGKSAPSQGVDKRMEYVFDGLDPVAEYDTLNGQYENYYRGTDRQISMAQHFNSGATGQLRWYHYNHKGDVAGLTKQNGNAVHTYRYDPYGGVIPANGNFTDPHNHYTLTGKEFDEHTGLVWFGARHYDPETGVWMGQDTYRGRLNDPASLHRFMYVNDSPVSYVDLYGFLGLNLQGIGAKIADKLGGAGGPLLEAMVNIVGETAKADEENVAKTIANVSYEYLKGTTQVIANSVSKTASVGAKRFFSLVDIQKNMWEDWDEQGLGISEVFDPNEIKENLMMFYEQPKDMFYYTVEETWNNGIPVLAAATIKTFSFDIIDINSSDVKKVFPSYEEYITYKASAAATKLNMFSFGYLNMSGEDIKAFLPDVIYRRPYSADDFIINSSGSMNYQNACMSHSIKNSGQTDYWQGYFQGQSVDPTYLFTGY, from the coding sequence ATGCCGTCCGCACGAAGTGTATTTCTTCAACGAACTGTTTTTGTCCCTCTTCTTCCTAATTCCCGAAGATTTCTTTCTTTCCGAGTTTTCGGCGTTCTTAGCATTCTGCTGACCCTTTTCTTGCTGACAGCAGCATCTCCGGCGGCAGCCTGTATGCCCACCATCAAGCATCAGGCGGACAGTATGTCTCCGCCCAACCCTGTTGCCGGAACCTCGGCCACGATAACCTACACCGTTTATAACGAATCGGAATGCGATGCTAACGGATACAGGTTGGCCTTTCATTCTGTTCTGCCGGCAACCCCGGAATGCTTGTCAGGGAGTTACAGCGGCAGCAATCCTGCTTTCTCCCTTGCAGCCGGGACGACCGGGCAGGTGACGGCCAATATACCGGCGGCACCTCCTGAAACAGCAGGCTGCACAGTGTTTTTTGATATTCTTACTGATTCAGGGGTGCCCATGCCGGTGCTGCCCGGCGGCAGGCTGTGGATGGGTTTCGGTGGTGCAGCCGGGCCGGGGATGTGCGTTGCTCCCATGCCTGCAATCAACTCAGTCGATCATGTGGATTTCGGTAATGGAGATGCGGCGGCCAATGCCGAGGTGGAAAATACCACCGGAAATCCGATTATGGAACTCAATACCGGCTCAAAAGATATGGAGAGCGGTTCAGGTGGTCAGTACAACGGTGCGGATAAGACCGGGCAGGCAGAGAACAGTTGCACGATTACAGCATTCGGCCTCTGCAACCAATTAGCCACTTTCGGGTATAATCCTTTTTCCAATTATTCTTCCCTGTTTGGTACAAGTTCTTTTCTGAGCAACTGCAACGGAACATGCGGTAAGGATGCCGACCCCGTCAACACCGCCATCGGCAACTTTGTTCAGCAGGAAACCGACGCAACCGTGGCCGGTCCCGGAGACAGCACCATCAGGCTGAACCGGACCTATAACTCCCAGGCCGTGCTCTGGACTCCGGCTTCCAGGGTGCGTTTTTACCCGGACGGTTCTGAAGAGGTCATGGCCGAACCGCCCCGATATTTCGGCAAGGGCTGGACCTCGGAGCTGGGGCAGTACCTGCTGGAGATCGATATGGCCCCGACCTTCGAGGGCGTGCAGATCCTTTATCCGGACGGTCATACGGCCAACTTCAGGAAATCCGGTTCGCAATACGTTTCTGTCTCGCCCGGCACCCATGATGTCATCAGCAAGGAAGGGGATGAGTATGTCATGCGGGACGCGGACTGCGGCTGCGCCTCGGAAGAAAAACGCTTTAACAGCGACGGGAACCTGACCGCCCTGATCGACCGCAACGGCAATGCCGTCCGTCTGTTCTATGACGGGGACAAGCTGACCGCCTTGGAGAATGCAGCCGGTCGGCGGGTGGAGTTCAGCCTGAATGAAGACGGTCAGATTATCGAGGCCCGGCTGCCGGAGAACATCACCCTCGGCTACGAGTATGAAGACGGCCTGCTCACCGCCTTTATCGACGGACGGGGCAACCGCACCCGATACCGTTACGATGACCTGGGCCGGATGACCGAAATCATCTCGGCCAAGGGCTATCCTCTGGTGCGCAATACCTACGATGACGAATACCGGGTCACTGAGCAGATCGTGGGCGAGAGCGAATCCTACAGCTTCAGCTATGAGGACGGTCAGACCACGGTCACGGATGCCTACGGCAACAGTCATGTTCATCATTATGATGACGACCTGCGCCTGATCAGGATGGACTACCCGGACGGCAGCTCGGAGCAGTATGAGTACGACGAGGATCAGAACCGCACCGCCTACACAGACCAAGCCGGGGCGCAATGGCAGTGGACGTATGATGAACAGGGCAACCGCCTGACGGCCCAAGGCCCGCTGGGCTGGCACCGGGACTGGGCCTACAATGAACGGCATCAGGTCACCCGGATGACGGAAAAGGTGGATGCGGATAATGAACGCACCAGCAGCTTCAGCTATGATGAGCACGGCAACCTGATTAAATTTTGCAACGCCCTCAACGCCTGCGGTACGGTGAGCTACGATGAACGCGGCCTGCCTCTGCGCATGACCGATCTCAACGGTAACACCACGGTGCATCAGTATGACAGCGAAGGCGACCTGATCAGCATCACCGATGCCGAGGGTGCTGTGACCCGCCTGGATCATGACGGTCTGGGGCGGCTGCACTCTCTGACAAAACCGCTGGGCAGCGAGTTTCGCTATACCAGGGACGAGAACAGCAATCTGGTGGCCGTGGACGGGCCGCTGGGCTTTCATCTGGAGTTCAGTTATGATGCCAATGACCTGCTGGCAAGCAAGATCGATCCCAAGGGCGGGATGATCCGCTACGCCTATAATGCCTCGGACAAACCGGTCCAGGTTCTCAATCAGCTCGGCTTTGCTGCGGCCACCTATACCTACGGTCTGATGAACGAACGCAGCGGGTTTACGGATGCGGAAGGCAGGTCATGGACATATCAACATGACAGCCTGTTGCGGCTGGTCCGGGTTGCCGGGCCGCTGAATGCCGAGTTCCGCTATCAGTACAACCCTGCGGGCCGGATTACCGACTTCATTGATGCCGAAGGCACAGTCACCCATACGGAATACGACGGCCTGTACCGGCCCGTGGCCGTGACCCGCAACTGGCGGCCTGCCCTGGCTGCCACAGCGGACACCAACGTCACCACCCGCTATGCCTATAATCTGGTCGGTGACCTGCTGGCAAAAACTGACCCGGAAGGCTATGTCTTTCAATACCGCTATGACCTCCAGAGTCGTCGTATCGGCAGCGAGGATGCGGAGGGCTACGAATGGCAGTTCAGCTATGATCCCATGGGCAATCTGCTCAAGGCATTGAACCCGCGCGGCTACACAACAGAGATGAGCTATACGCCCACCTATCGGCCGGCGCAGGTCACTGACCCGGAAGGCCATGCCGTCAGCTACGGTTATGATGCGGACGGCAACCGGATCAGCAGAACCTCGGCCCTGGGGATCAGCACCCGGTACGAGTATGATGCCCTGGGTCGCCGTATTGCCCTGACCCGTAATTATGACGATGCCCTGCCAGCGGATCATCAGACCAATGTCCGTACTGAATACGGCTATGATTTGGCAGGCAACCTGATCCGCCTGACCAATCCCCTGGGCTATGCAGCCGAGTTCAGCTACGATGCGGCCCATCGCCGGACAGAGGCGGTTGACTTTGAAGGCGGCAGCGCTCTGTACAGCTACGATAAGGTGGATAACCTGCTCAGTATCACGGACGCTGAGGGCAATCCCGCCCTGTACCGGTACGACGATCTGAACCGGCGCGTCAGCAGCACCAATGCCGAGGATGAGAGCACCGGCTTTGCCTATGACCTGATGGGCAACCGCATTCAGCGTGTTGAGGCCGACGGAACCGTGACCCTGTATGAACACGACGGGGTGTATCGCCTCAAGGGGGTGACCGAGAACTTTCAGCCTGACCAGGCTCCGGCCAATGATGTCAACAAAACCACCCGATACAGCTACGATGCCCGTGGTCTGCTCATTGAGATTATCAATGCCAATGCGGCGGCCACCGGCTTTGCTTATGACGGGGTGGGCAATCTGATTGAAGAGGTCAACCCGCTGGGCAGAACCTGGACCTACACCTATGACGGCATGGGCAACCGGATCAGTCGCAGGGACGGTAAGGGTGCCCTGACTGAATACGCCTTTTATCCCGATGACCTCCTGCAAAGCATCGCCTACAGCGACGGCACCGCAGTCAGCTATACATACAATGCGGATAACCGGCGCGTGCTGATGCAGGACCGGCTGGGACAGACGAGCTGGACCTACGATCCCCTGGCCCGGGTCACCGGAACCGTTGACCCGCTGGGTTCTGTGCTGGCTGCGACCTATGATGCGGCAGGCAATCGTACCTCCCTGACCTACCCGGACGGCAGTGTGGCCGAGTATGCCTACAGCCCTAATAACTGGATGCAGCAGATCATTGCAGGGGATACAGGGACACGGCATGCCGTATCCCAACAAACCCAATACAGCCGTAACCGGGTCGGGCGGGTAACCGGGATCATCAATTCCAATGCAACCGAGACGAATATCGAATACGACCGGGTGTATCGCACCCTGCGGCGGGAGACTATGAACAGCAAGGAAACAGTTGTCGCCTTTGCCTACGCCTACAACCCGGTGGGCCATGTCACCGAGGCCGTGAAGGAGTACGGCTGGCGCAATCCTACGCAACAGCGGGAAAGCTATACCTACGACGGCCTGCACCGACTGACCGGGGTAACAATCAACCCGCTGAAGAATAACGGCGATCCTGTGCAGATGGGCTATGCCTATGATCCGGTGGGCAACCGGCTTTCCTGGTCAAGCGAGGATGATCTGAGCACGCAGCAGCCCTGGGACGGTTTCACCATCACCTCCGCCTATAACGCGGCCAACCAGCTACTCCGGGCCGAGACCGAATCCCTGACCCCTAATCCCAACCGCAGTCCGGTGCAGGAGTTCCGCTATGACGGCAACGGCAACCGCATCAATGTGCAGGCGGATGACGGTTACGGCCCGGTCATCGGCACTGATTACAGCTATGACCCGGAGAACCGGCTGGTCCAGGCCCTGGATTATCAGCTCACCGGCTTTGATGCCGGAAACCGTATCGACCGGGCAGTCACAAGCCTGGAATACGACGGCGGCGGTCGCAGGCTGGTCAAGCATTACGATCCCAAGGCCGATCAGAGCCTCGGCAGCACAAAGGGCGGGAAAAAAGGCGGTACAAAGAACGGGAAAAGCGCACCTTCCCAGGGCGTGGACAAACGCATGGAATACGTGTTCGACGGCCTGGACCCGGTGGCTGAGTACGACACCCTGAACGGCCAGTACGAAAACTACTACCGGGGCACGGATCGGCAGATCAGCATGGCCCAGCACTTCAACTCCGGCGCAACCGGTCAGCTCCGCTGGTATCATTACAACCATAAGGGCGACGTGGCCGGACTGACCAAGCAGAACGGCAATGCCGTCCACACCTACCGCTATGATCCCTACGGTGGCGTGATCCCGGCCAACGGCAACTTCACTGATCCGCATAACCACTACACCCTGACCGGCAAGGAGTTTGATGAGCACACCGGGCTGGTCTGGTTCGGGGCAAGGCATTATGATCCCGAGACCGGGGTGTGGATGGGGCAGGATACGTATCGGGGACGGTTGAACGATCCGGCGAGTCTGCATCGGTTTATGTATGTGAATGATAGTCCGGTGAGTTATGTTGATTTGTATGGTTTTTTAGGTCTTAATCTTCAAGGGATAGGAGCAAAGATAGCTGATAAACTTGGTGGGGCTGGTGGGCCGCTCCTTGAGGCAATGGTTAATATAGTTGGTGAAACCGCTAAAGCAGATGAGGAGAATGTAGCAAAGACTATAGCAAACGTTTCATACGAGTATCTTAAAGGAACTACACAAGTTATAGCAAATTCGGTTTCAAAAACAGCATCAGTCGGAGCAAAGCGTTTTTTCTCTCTTGTTGATATTCAAAAGAACATGTGGGAAGATTGGGATGAACAAGGATTAGGTATATCAGAAGTGTTTGATCCGAATGAGATTAAAGAAAATCTAATGATGTTTTATGAACAGCCTAAAGATATGTTTTACTATACGGTTGAAGAAACTTGGAACAACGGGATCCCTGTATTGGCGGCAGCAACTATAAAAACATTCTCTTTTGATATAATAGATATTAATTCATCGGATGTTAAAAAAGTATTTCCATCCTATGAAGAGTATATTACCTACAAAGCATCTGCTGCGGCTACGAAGCTTAACATGTTTTCATTTGGTTACTTAAATATGTCCGGAGAGGATATAAAAGCGTTTCTTCCAGATGTTATATACAGAAGACCATATTCTGCGGATGATTTTATCATAAATTCATCAGGTTCGATGAATTATCAAAACGCATGTATGTCCCACTCTATAAAGAATTCGGGGCAGACAGATTATTGGCAAGGATATTTTCAAGGCCAGAGTGTTGACCCAACGTATTTGTTTACAGGGTATTAA